A genomic stretch from Desulfotignum balticum DSM 7044 includes:
- a CDS encoding integron integrase → MIKIPEALQKKYSLLLANSDVTPEFYKNFRKWLRYYLDFCQKYQHPYADENSLLLFLDKLQEKNQPADQRAQAQKAVQIYYSGLHQGNEPQADVALSSVAEDGRSFDAEQPVNPWSGAMESLKNEISVRHYSKKTWKAYSLWAQKFRYYVKEKPPDTLNTDDVKEFLTFLAVKKKVSASSQNQAFNALLFFFRHVLKKEFGKIEGVVRAERKPNIPVVLSRQEIDRVIAKMKDPYDLVVKLLYGCGLRLSECMKLRIHCFNFDHQVLTVHDGKGKKDRTVPLPRVLMDDLQRQIDRVINLHEQDLKKGYAGVFMPDRLESKYPNAPKELVWQWFFPAKELTLLPDTGEFRRYHLHETHVQKAIKRAVRTSKILKRASAHTFRHSFASHLLAANQDIRTIQELLGHSSVRTTMIYTHTIASKTVKEARSPLDL, encoded by the coding sequence ATGATTAAAATACCTGAGGCACTTCAGAAAAAATACAGCCTGCTGTTGGCAAACAGTGATGTGACGCCGGAATTTTATAAAAATTTCCGAAAATGGCTCCGGTACTATCTGGATTTCTGTCAAAAATATCAGCACCCTTATGCTGATGAAAACAGTCTGTTATTGTTCCTGGACAAATTACAGGAAAAGAACCAGCCGGCTGATCAGCGGGCGCAAGCCCAAAAAGCGGTTCAGATATATTATAGCGGCCTTCACCAGGGAAATGAGCCGCAGGCGGATGTTGCACTAAGCAGTGTTGCGGAGGACGGCCGGTCATTTGATGCGGAACAGCCGGTCAATCCCTGGTCCGGCGCGATGGAATCTTTGAAAAACGAAATCAGCGTGCGCCATTATTCAAAGAAAACCTGGAAAGCCTATTCGTTGTGGGCACAGAAATTCCGGTATTATGTCAAAGAAAAACCGCCTGACACTTTGAACACGGACGATGTCAAAGAATTTTTGACATTTCTGGCGGTCAAAAAAAAGGTGTCTGCCTCTTCCCAGAACCAGGCGTTTAATGCGCTGCTGTTTTTTTTCAGGCATGTGCTGAAAAAGGAGTTCGGCAAAATTGAGGGGGTGGTCCGGGCAGAGCGTAAACCCAATATCCCGGTGGTGCTGTCCAGGCAGGAGATTGACCGGGTGATTGCCAAAATGAAAGACCCGTATGATCTGGTGGTAAAACTGCTGTACGGGTGCGGGCTGCGGTTGTCTGAATGCATGAAGCTGCGGATTCATTGTTTTAATTTTGACCATCAGGTGTTGACCGTGCATGACGGCAAAGGCAAAAAAGACCGGACCGTGCCTTTGCCCAGGGTGCTCATGGATGACCTGCAGCGCCAGATTGACCGGGTCATCAATCTGCATGAGCAGGATCTCAAAAAAGGGTATGCCGGGGTGTTCATGCCGGACCGGCTGGAGAGCAAATACCCGAACGCGCCAAAGGAGCTGGTCTGGCAGTGGTTTTTTCCGGCCAAAGAGCTGACCCTTTTGCCGGACACGGGGGAATTTCGGCGGTACCATCTGCATGAAACCCATGTGCAGAAAGCGATCAAGCGGGCCGTCAGGACATCGAAAATCCTGAAACGAGCATCCGCCCACACCTTTCGCCACAGTTTTGCCAGCCACCTGCTGGCTGCCAACCAGGACATCCGCACCATTCAGGAACTGCTGGGGCACAGCAGTGTCAGAACCACCATGATCTATACCCACACCATTGCATCCAAAACCGTGAAAGAGGCCAGAAGTCCGCTGGATCTGTAG
- a CDS encoding tyrosine-type recombinase/integrase, with the protein MSKEEVRKLIFSCTNLKHRALLLTVYSAGLRVSEVVKLEPSHIERSRKMLRAEQGKGKKDRYTLLSNQLLNTLEEYWREYRPDKYLFFGKTKSRPMPIETAQQIYYNAKKKAGIKRGKGIHTLRHCFATHLLEHGTSTIEIKRLMGHSSIRTTAKYLHVTNETISKIISPLDMVIQ; encoded by the coding sequence TTGAGCAAAGAAGAAGTAAGAAAACTGATATTTTCCTGCACCAATCTCAAACACCGGGCACTATTATTAACGGTTTACAGTGCAGGACTTCGGGTCAGTGAAGTTGTCAAGCTTGAACCTTCTCACATAGAAAGATCCCGCAAAATGCTTCGGGCTGAACAGGGCAAAGGCAAAAAGGACCGATACACGCTTCTTTCAAATCAGCTTTTGAATACCCTGGAAGAATACTGGCGGGAATACCGGCCGGATAAATATCTTTTTTTCGGTAAAACAAAATCAAGGCCCATGCCCATTGAGACAGCACAACAAATTTACTACAATGCCAAAAAGAAGGCCGGGATCAAAAGGGGCAAAGGCATCCATACATTAAGGCATTGCTTTGCCACGCATCTTCTGGAACACGGGACGAGTACCATTGAAATCAAACGCCTGATGGGTCATAGCTCCATAAGAACAACCGCCAAATATCTTCACGTCACCAATGAAACCATATCAAAAATAATCAGCCCGTTAGATATGGTGATCCAGTGA
- a CDS encoding IS91 family transposase has product MKVDRCPESSRPKYDIAEIFRHSGEHFLNTHSASHGQVKVLNQIVACRTKALGGHIDFCTHCDHQQNAYNSCRNRHCPKCQTITKEKWLINRQSEVLPATYYHLVFTLPHDLNPVILCNMRSLLNLLFSSVSQVIKIFTSDPQWRLQGQAGFIGVLHTWSQTMLDHFHLHCLVPGGVLSEGKKTWTPSKKNFLFRTQSMVKAFKGIYIKGLRQLYNEGVLKFPGKTEIHGTPTGFKRLIKTIGKKKWSGHAKSPCSGPEKVLEYLGRYTHKVAISNYHIKSFENGKVVFTWKDRTQNNAIKEMKIDATEFIRRFLLHVLPRGFKKIRHFGFLSPRYKKNNIKLIRELVQDNSQEFTQPDIESLETMMQRLTGINILKIVQSAHLK; this is encoded by the coding sequence GTGAAGGTCGACCGCTGCCCTGAGAGCAGCAGACCCAAATATGACATTGCAGAAATTTTCAGACATTCAGGAGAGCACTTTTTGAACACTCACAGTGCATCCCACGGTCAGGTAAAAGTCTTGAACCAAATCGTTGCCTGCCGGACAAAAGCACTGGGAGGGCATATCGATTTCTGCACCCATTGCGACCACCAGCAGAACGCCTACAACTCATGCAGGAATCGGCATTGTCCCAAGTGCCAGACCATCACCAAGGAAAAGTGGCTCATCAACCGCCAGTCCGAGGTGCTGCCTGCCACCTACTATCACCTGGTTTTTACGCTGCCTCATGACCTGAACCCGGTCATCCTCTGCAATATGAGATCTTTGCTGAACCTGCTGTTTTCTTCGGTCAGTCAGGTGATCAAAATATTCACCAGTGATCCCCAGTGGAGGCTTCAGGGCCAGGCCGGGTTCATAGGTGTGCTTCATACCTGGTCCCAAACCATGCTGGATCATTTTCATCTGCACTGCCTTGTGCCCGGAGGGGTGCTGTCAGAAGGAAAAAAAACCTGGACCCCGTCCAAGAAAAACTTCCTTTTCAGGACACAGTCGATGGTCAAGGCGTTCAAAGGCATTTACATTAAAGGCCTCAGACAATTATATAATGAGGGTGTTCTCAAGTTCCCCGGCAAGACGGAAATACATGGGACACCCACCGGATTCAAGCGTCTGATAAAGACCATTGGCAAAAAGAAGTGGTCCGGCCATGCAAAATCGCCCTGCTCCGGGCCTGAAAAAGTCCTTGAGTATCTCGGGCGGTACACGCACAAAGTGGCCATCTCAAATTACCACATCAAATCTTTTGAAAATGGAAAAGTTGTTTTTACCTGGAAAGACCGGACACAAAATAACGCCATCAAAGAAATGAAGATTGATGCAACGGAATTCATCCGAAGGTTCCTGCTCCATGTATTACCCAGAGGGTTTAAGAAAATCCGGCACTTTGGATTTCTGTCTCCTCGATACAAAAAAAACAACATCAAACTCATCCGGGAGCTGGTACAGGATAATAGTCAGGAATTTACCCAACCTGATATCGAATCCCTGGAAACTATGATGCAAAGACTTACGGGCATTAATATCCTGAAAATCGTACAAAGCGCACACCTTAAATAG
- a CDS encoding IS1634 family transposase yields the protein MAKPITGKTHIGERREKRPNGDIYVYERVTAYDEKTRKTYTVSQKLKGKIKAGTQKILPTRPKKHKGEGGLVDATRRHTGLTDILEWVGKVSGIDNDVCASFSEGDAAKILSIARYWIGSGGNTLPRLESWQVMHPLPYREAITEDVYGSLFKDIGRNEEGVQRYFSARAAHLGKSPMLAFDSTTISTYSENQSEARQGFNKDGDGLNTIKLLTLYSVKAGEPIAFSKQPGNIPDVISIENTLTQLKCLNLEKPLIVTDNGYYSQKNMMEFALRNVKFLTLVDPNIIWVRETIDTLRATIAGMASTCPFDPSICGATSLRMHQFSRTRQRSRNRKVAGEKETFSRRLYVHVYYSPDNEAKKELAFRKDLLELKAQIQGGETEFTPSAQKKIDKYLTCSKKGRGGQLKVGFNDKAITEAKRYFGYFALVSNQTMDTFTALENYRLREKIEELFAVQKGRLDGARPRTWYPDNLRGRQFTQFISLGYHCFLMKKIKEVQAKFGKNESGKTKSLIKLEKKLGNWLAQRSLAQILDWFDCIETTKVQTAMGSYRWSTESVARDRLFLKYLGVVTE from the coding sequence ATGGCTAAACCAATAACAGGAAAAACTCACATCGGTGAACGGCGTGAAAAGCGTCCGAATGGTGATATTTACGTCTATGAACGGGTTACAGCCTACGACGAAAAAACCAGAAAGACCTATACGGTCAGTCAGAAACTCAAAGGGAAAATCAAGGCTGGAACACAAAAAATTTTGCCGACTCGTCCGAAAAAACATAAAGGCGAAGGAGGCCTTGTCGATGCAACACGTCGGCATACCGGCCTCACGGACATACTGGAATGGGTTGGCAAGGTTTCCGGCATTGATAATGATGTATGTGCTTCATTCAGCGAGGGTGATGCGGCAAAGATACTTTCTATCGCGCGCTACTGGATTGGTTCCGGTGGCAACACGCTGCCACGTCTTGAGAGTTGGCAGGTGATGCACCCCCTTCCATATCGCGAAGCGATCACTGAGGACGTCTATGGTAGCCTGTTTAAGGATATTGGTCGCAATGAGGAAGGCGTTCAGCGCTATTTTTCAGCTCGGGCGGCACACCTGGGGAAGTCTCCTATGCTGGCGTTTGACTCTACCACTATTTCGACCTATTCTGAAAATCAGTCGGAGGCACGACAGGGATTCAACAAGGATGGCGACGGACTCAACACCATCAAGCTTTTGACCTTATATTCCGTCAAGGCTGGCGAACCGATAGCCTTCTCTAAGCAACCCGGTAATATTCCGGATGTGATCTCCATTGAAAACACTTTGACACAACTCAAGTGTCTCAATCTGGAAAAACCTCTGATCGTCACCGATAACGGCTACTACAGCCAGAAAAACATGATGGAATTCGCCTTGCGCAATGTGAAATTTCTGACGCTGGTTGATCCGAATATTATATGGGTCCGCGAGACAATTGATACGCTCCGTGCAACAATAGCGGGTATGGCCAGCACTTGTCCTTTCGACCCGTCAATCTGCGGAGCAACTTCGCTCAGAATGCACCAGTTCAGCCGGACACGCCAGCGATCACGCAACAGGAAAGTTGCAGGTGAGAAAGAAACGTTCTCGCGCCGCCTGTATGTGCATGTTTACTATTCTCCGGACAACGAAGCCAAGAAAGAACTCGCCTTCCGTAAGGATCTGCTTGAACTGAAGGCGCAAATACAAGGAGGAGAAACCGAGTTCACGCCATCTGCGCAAAAGAAAATAGACAAGTACCTGACCTGTTCCAAAAAGGGGCGTGGGGGGCAGCTTAAGGTGGGCTTCAATGATAAAGCCATTACCGAAGCAAAGAGGTACTTCGGTTATTTCGCTCTGGTCAGCAATCAGACTATGGACACATTTACGGCACTTGAAAACTATCGGCTGCGAGAAAAAATTGAAGAACTCTTTGCCGTGCAAAAAGGGAGACTCGACGGTGCGCGACCGCGCACATGGTACCCGGACAATCTGCGCGGAAGACAATTCACACAATTTATCTCGCTGGGCTATCATTGTTTCCTGATGAAAAAAATAAAGGAAGTACAGGCCAAGTTCGGGAAAAATGAATCCGGAAAAACCAAATCACTTATCAAGCTCGAAAAAAAATTGGGAAACTGGCTTGCACAACGCTCTCTCGCTCAAATCCTGGATTGGTTCGATTGCATTGAAACCACAAAGGTACAGACTGCCATGGGCAGCTATCGATGGTCCACCGAATCAGTGGCCAGAGACAGACTGTTCTTGAAGTACTTGGGAGTGGTTACCGAATAG
- a CDS encoding IS4 family transposase → MDTQNQTQNLKKIGALNEYFSIFKIGTLLNRSGITKSKGASPLAIFTALFNLAFCSTNLYQGIVRNKEVIVDKDAAYNFLNSPTYNWRRFTLLLFRRIYFTIRHLLDDASEEVLIFDDSTYNRNRSKKVELLSRVFDHSDMKYIKGFRMLTLGWSDGNSFLGLDFALLSSADKKNRYNEINPDIDKRTCGYHRRLEAITKTTEHLVPMIKRALDNGVRAKYVLMDSWFSMPSAIAALREHIHVICMLKDHPKWFYQYQGRKLRLSDLYKKLKKKRGRAKVKAQAIVTLSNGKQAKVVFVPCDKKRGWLALLSTDLSLPNEEIIRLYGKRWDIEVFFKMCKQHLKLVKEIQVRNYDGLIAHTSLVIARYNILSLYQRQRMDQRSFGELFRACNEEMANLTFMVSLERIMRMAMAYIQRFYGLTEQIIQDMLDLVMGQALDHFGFTDRSKHLSEVWNYSTES, encoded by the coding sequence ATCGACACACAAAATCAAACCCAAAATTTAAAAAAGATAGGTGCCCTCAATGAATACTTCTCAATTTTTAAAATTGGGACTCTTTTGAACAGGTCGGGAATAACGAAGAGTAAAGGGGCATCTCCGCTTGCCATTTTCACAGCCTTGTTCAATCTGGCTTTTTGCAGTACAAATTTGTACCAAGGCATTGTAAGAAACAAAGAGGTTATCGTGGATAAGGATGCTGCCTACAATTTTTTGAATTCACCGACATACAACTGGCGGCGGTTTACCCTCCTGCTTTTCCGCCGGATTTATTTCACCATCAGGCACCTCCTTGATGATGCCTCCGAGGAAGTTCTTATTTTCGATGACTCAACCTATAATCGGAATCGTTCCAAGAAAGTAGAGCTTTTATCCCGGGTATTTGATCATTCAGACATGAAATACATAAAAGGATTCCGGATGCTGACACTTGGTTGGTCTGACGGTAACAGTTTTCTCGGTCTTGACTTTGCCCTGTTGTCCTCAGCGGATAAGAAGAATCGATACAATGAGATCAATCCTGATATCGATAAAAGAACTTGTGGGTATCACCGCCGCCTGGAAGCGATTACAAAAACAACAGAGCATCTTGTGCCGATGATCAAAAGAGCCCTTGATAATGGTGTTCGGGCCAAATACGTCCTGATGGATAGTTGGTTCTCAATGCCTTCTGCCATAGCAGCACTTCGTGAGCATATCCACGTTATCTGTATGCTGAAAGACCATCCAAAATGGTTCTACCAATACCAGGGCAGGAAACTCAGGCTGTCTGACCTGTACAAAAAATTGAAGAAAAAGCGGGGCCGTGCAAAAGTCAAAGCTCAGGCTATTGTGACGCTTTCCAATGGCAAACAGGCAAAGGTTGTTTTTGTTCCTTGTGATAAAAAAAGGGGCTGGCTTGCATTATTGTCGACGGATCTGTCCCTCCCCAATGAAGAGATAATTCGGCTGTACGGCAAACGTTGGGACATCGAAGTCTTTTTCAAAATGTGCAAACAGCATTTGAAACTGGTGAAAGAAATACAGGTCAGAAATTATGATGGGTTAATCGCACATACATCTCTGGTTATTGCCAGGTATAACATACTCAGCCTTTATCAGCGGCAACGCATGGATCAGCGATCGTTTGGAGAGCTCTTCCGAGCCTGCAATGAAGAGATGGCCAATTTGACTTTTATGGTTTCTTTGGAAAGAATTATGCGGATGGCTATGGCATACATACAGCGCTTCTATGGATTAACGGAACAAATAATACAAGACATGCTCGACCTAGTGATGGGGCAAGCTCTTGACCATTTTGGATTCACTGACAGATCGAAACATTTATCGGAGGTGTGGAATTACTCCACCGAAAGTTGA
- a CDS encoding carcinine hydrolase/isopenicillin-N N-acyltransferase family protein, translating into MRVLKELPIASSCNIILTDKEGKMVVVECNPQKINIRNHERNGAGESFIITVNHFTSKDMWKHDASDRNVYFSENRYQTVYNALMCMDCNDGVEFAQNILRGKYGFICQYDKQLNFDTIWSSVFDISNRRLYRAEGNPSRVKFKEDARFYNFF; encoded by the coding sequence ATTCGTGTCTTAAAAGAACTTCCTATCGCTTCAAGTTGCAATATAATATTGACAGACAAAGAAGGGAAAATGGTTGTTGTGGAATGTAATCCACAGAAAATTAATATCCGAAACCATGAGAGAAATGGAGCTGGAGAAAGCTTTATTATCACAGTAAACCATTTTACATCAAAAGATATGTGGAAACATGATGCAAGTGATCGTAATGTCTATTTTTCTGAAAATCGTTATCAAACTGTTTATAATGCACTAATGTGCATGGATTGCAACGATGGGGTTGAGTTTGCACAAAATATATTAAGAGGGAAATATGGTTTTATTTGTCAATACGATAAACAATTAAATTTTGATACAATTTGGTCTTCTGTGTTTGATATTTCCAACAGAAGACTATACAGAGCTGAGGGAAACCCATCCAGGGTAAAGTTCAAGGAAGATGCTCGTTTTTATAATTTTTTCTAA
- a CDS encoding GNAT family N-acetyltransferase, which translates to MSDTILTTKRLRLEKIGNKHKSDLYALLSNPKVHKYFPKALDRNESVAFFEKIQYRYNVDGYCFWAAIRSTDNVFLGICGLLSQIIDGQKETEVGYRLLDEFWGQGYGTEAAWGLHSVWQKSA; encoded by the coding sequence ATGAGCGACACAATATTGACAACCAAAAGACTCCGTTTAGAAAAAATTGGAAATAAGCATAAAAGCGATCTTTATGCATTACTTTCAAATCCAAAAGTGCATAAATATTTTCCGAAAGCATTGGATAGAAATGAATCAGTAGCCTTTTTTGAAAAGATCCAGTACCGTTATAATGTTGATGGGTATTGTTTTTGGGCAGCTATCCGAAGTACCGATAATGTTTTTCTGGGAATTTGCGGCTTATTATCTCAAATAATTGACGGGCAAAAAGAAACAGAAGTCGGTTACCGTTTATTGGATGAATTTTGGGGCCAGGGATATGGAACAGAAGCCGCTTGGGGGTTGCATTCAGTATGGCAAAAAAGTGCTTAA
- a CDS encoding alpha/beta fold hydrolase, protein MEVNRFAIQIFMANMKKNKTVAIYLIAAIICLFLSACAINNSAIQTKKLIAESADGTRIAYGFSGQGETTLLFVHGWLCDHKIWQPQIDYFSSNYKVVWLDLAGHGSSETDRQKFTMSAFAQDVKSVYDKVGGEKIILVGHSMGGPIVIETARLLGKKVVGIVAVDAFYTPLASVPEEAKMAFLEKLKKDYPSALEETVRSMFAQSANPDLVNSTYQNMLAADYKMGISSLYECIKWNSQKEPSELKTFSGKLYNINGAPKGDEKALHNSVVLISGVGHFLPQVKAEEFNAALETVIEKIQSSLKNTHNPALNRTQGATGSQMKLFSQLAPCAG, encoded by the coding sequence ATGGAAGTAAATAGATTTGCAATTCAGATTTTTATGGCAAATATGAAAAAAAATAAGACGGTCGCTATTTATCTGATAGCTGCAATTATATGCCTGTTTTTGTCAGCATGCGCCATAAACAACTCTGCCATTCAGACTAAAAAACTAATCGCCGAATCTGCCGATGGTACTCGTATTGCTTATGGGTTCAGCGGACAGGGGGAAACCACCCTTTTATTCGTTCACGGCTGGCTATGTGATCATAAAATTTGGCAACCTCAGATTGATTATTTTTCCAGTAATTATAAGGTGGTTTGGTTGGATTTGGCAGGTCACGGAAGTTCTGAAACCGACCGTCAAAAATTTACAATGTCAGCATTTGCACAAGATGTCAAGTCGGTTTATGATAAGGTCGGCGGAGAAAAAATAATTCTTGTCGGTCACTCCATGGGAGGTCCCATAGTGATCGAAACTGCCAGACTGCTTGGGAAAAAAGTTGTTGGAATCGTTGCTGTTGATGCTTTTTATACTCCGCTTGCATCTGTTCCGGAAGAAGCAAAAATGGCATTTCTTGAGAAATTGAAAAAAGATTATCCCTCTGCCTTGGAGGAAACAGTCAGATCAATGTTTGCGCAAAGCGCAAATCCGGATTTGGTAAACTCAACTTATCAAAATATGCTTGCCGCTGATTATAAGATGGGAATCAGTTCGTTATATGAATGTATCAAATGGAATTCACAAAAAGAACCGTCTGAGCTTAAAACATTTTCAGGAAAACTTTATAATATCAATGGTGCGCCGAAAGGTGACGAAAAAGCTTTGCATAACAGTGTTGTTTTAATTTCTGGCGTAGGTCATTTCCTTCCCCAAGTAAAAGCTGAAGAATTTAATGCGGCATTGGAAACGGTTATTGAAAAAATACAATCTTCATTAAAAAATACACATAACCCTGCGCTGAACCGGACGCAAGGGGCTACGGGTTCTCAGATGAAGTTGTTCAGTCAGCTCGCCCCTTGCGCCGGTTAG
- a CDS encoding DUF6653 family protein → MKTQHNAITRILLMSDATWLRHANPWSAWTRIITGLPLLTLSLWSRSWIGRWSVLPLLAALLWIWINPRVFPEPKSTNNWASQGVFGERVWLNRKVITIPRHHLIAANTLLAISAAGILPYAYGIWLLSLWPTLLGGLLMYMGKLWYFDRMVWLYRDMKDEVPEYAKWNR, encoded by the coding sequence ATGAAAACGCAACATAATGCGATCACAAGAATATTGCTCATGTCCGATGCTACTTGGCTACGACATGCTAACCCGTGGAGTGCATGGACAAGAATCATTACAGGCCTACCGTTATTGACCTTGTCCCTTTGGAGCAGGTCTTGGATTGGGCGATGGTCTGTATTGCCACTTCTCGCCGCCCTGCTTTGGATCTGGATCAACCCCAGAGTTTTTCCCGAACCCAAGTCAACCAACAATTGGGCTTCGCAGGGCGTCTTCGGGGAAAGGGTTTGGCTGAACAGAAAAGTTATTACGATTCCTCGACACCATTTAATCGCCGCCAACACGCTGCTTGCCATAAGTGCGGCAGGTATTCTCCCTTACGCCTATGGCATTTGGCTATTAAGTCTTTGGCCTACCCTCTTGGGGGGCCTATTAATGTATATGGGAAAACTCTGGTACTTTGATCGAATGGTTTGGCTCTATAGAGACATGAAAGACGAAGTTCCTGAATATGCCAAATGGAACCGATAA
- a CDS encoding IS91 family transposase produces MKTLCSHKPLPDKPDDSPTVGNIFREFGPSFRDTHRLHPRQHKVMYDIEHCRRGEFGTHWEICDNCGHLEKGYNSCRNRHCPGCNNIARRRWVAARIDELLPVSYHHCVFTLPDIFNPLCRFNRRVMYDLLFESASQTLLEFGENPKRLGARIGFYGIFHTWGGKLWLHPHIHFIVTAGGVNTRGQWVEPKYHASFLFPVRALSNVFRAKFLSGLIAAHGKGLLNLPGDLARFETPDVFRQWLFHTVPRDWVVYSKPPFSGPAEVVKYIGRYTHSAAISDNRIICVENDMITFWFKNIRKKCRWETTTLPAMEFINRFLTHVLPKHFHRIRYYGFLANGKAGEQISSIRQALNDRIEQSAETEAPIDHTCQCPACGNGTMMTILVLDGFGNVVKDAGSETEVALGIKAAESP; encoded by the coding sequence ATGAAAACTCTTTGCTCACATAAGCCGCTTCCCGACAAACCGGATGATAGCCCCACGGTCGGCAATATCTTCAGGGAATTCGGCCCTTCCTTCAGAGACACACACCGGCTGCATCCCCGGCAGCACAAGGTCATGTACGATATTGAGCATTGCCGGCGCGGGGAGTTCGGCACCCACTGGGAAATCTGCGATAATTGCGGGCACCTGGAAAAGGGATACAACTCCTGCAGGAACCGCCACTGCCCTGGCTGCAATAACATTGCCCGCCGCAGATGGGTGGCGGCCAGGATTGATGAACTGCTTCCTGTATCCTATCACCATTGCGTCTTCACCCTGCCTGATATCTTCAACCCATTATGCCGCTTCAACCGGCGGGTCATGTACGACCTGCTGTTCGAAAGCGCCTCTCAAACCCTGCTGGAGTTCGGGGAAAATCCCAAACGACTGGGGGCCAGGATCGGGTTTTATGGCATCTTCCACACATGGGGCGGCAAGCTGTGGCTCCATCCCCACATCCATTTTATTGTCACCGCAGGTGGGGTGAATACTCGGGGGCAGTGGGTGGAGCCCAAGTACCATGCAAGCTTCCTGTTTCCGGTCAGAGCACTTTCCAACGTATTTCGGGCCAAGTTCTTGAGCGGCCTGATCGCGGCCCACGGCAAGGGCCTGTTGAACCTGCCCGGTGACCTGGCCCGATTTGAGACCCCGGACGTATTCAGGCAATGGCTGTTCCACACCGTCCCCAGGGACTGGGTGGTCTATTCAAAACCACCGTTCTCAGGACCGGCTGAAGTGGTGAAGTATATCGGCAGATACACCCATTCCGCAGCCATCAGCGACAACCGGATTATCTGCGTTGAAAATGACATGATCACATTCTGGTTCAAGAATATCCGGAAGAAATGCCGATGGGAAACCACCACTCTTCCTGCGATGGAATTCATCAACCGTTTCCTGACACATGTTCTGCCCAAGCACTTTCACAGGATCCGGTATTACGGGTTTCTGGCAAACGGCAAGGCAGGAGAGCAGATCTCATCCATACGCCAGGCTTTGAACGACCGGATAGAACAAAGCGCGGAAACAGAAGCGCCCATTGACCATACCTGCCAATGCCCGGCCTGCGGCAACGGCACCATGATGACTATCCTGGTGCTGGACGGATTCGGGAACGTGGTGAAAGATGCCGGTTCGGAGACAGAAGTTGCACTGGGAATAAAGGCAGCAGAATCGCCATAA